In the genome of Raphanus sativus cultivar WK10039 chromosome 4, ASM80110v3, whole genome shotgun sequence, one region contains:
- the LOC108829321 gene encoding LOW QUALITY PROTEIN: long chain base biosynthesis protein 1 (The sequence of the model RefSeq protein was modified relative to this genomic sequence to represent the inferred CDS: inserted 2 bases in 2 codons) — MDTNLVEMFRAGLNWVTMALDAPSARVVLFGVRIQWHIFVEVLLGFVIVILLSQKSYKPPKRPLTEQEIDELCDEWVPEPLIPPITEDMIHEPPVLESAAGPHTTVNGKDVVNFASANYLGLIGHEKLLESCTSALKKYGVGSCGPRGFYGTIDVHLDCETRISTFLGTPDTILYSYGLSTMFSTIPCFCKKGDIIVADEGVHWGIQNGLQLSRSTIVYFKHNDMDSLRSTLEKIMTKNKRSKNLRRYIVAEAVYQNSGQIAPLDEIVKLKEKYKFRVILDESNSFGVXGRSGRGLAEHHGVPIEKIDVVTAAMGHALATEGGFCTGNARIIDYQRLSSSGYVFSASLPPYLASAAITAIDVIDQNPELLVKMKQNIALLWKGLKDIKGMSLASDPESPIVFLKLEKSSGSTKDDLILLEKMADRALKEDSLLVVSSKKSFLDKCRLPVGIKLLVSAGHSDSDLIKXSESLKRLASELLL; from the exons ATGGATACGAATCTGGTGGAAATGTTTAGGGCAGGTTTGAATTGGGTGACAATGGCTCTGGATGCTCCTTCAGCTCGAGTTGTCTTGTTCGGTGTCCGAATCCAAT GGCACATCTTTGTGGAAGTTTTGTTGGGTTTTGTCATTGTCATCCTCCTCTCTCAAAAGAGTTACAAACCTCCCAAGCGACCATTAACAGAGCAG GAAATAGATGAGCTGTGTGATGAATGGGTTCCTGAACCTCTTATACCACCAATTACAGAAGACATGATTCACGAGCCACCAGTTCTTGAAAG TGCTGCTGGACCTCATACAACGGTTAATGGAAAAGACGTGGTGAATTTTGCGTCAGCTAATTATCTTGGACTCATTGGACACGAGAAGTTACTG GAATCATGCACTTCTGCGTTGAAGAAATATGGCGTCGGTTCTTGTGGTCCTCGTGGATTCTATGGTACTATTG ATGTTCATCTTGATTGCGAGACCAGAATATCGACGTTTTTGGGAACTCCTGATACAATCCTCTACTCTTATGGACTTTCCACGATGTTCAGCACGATTCCTTGTTTCTGTAAAAAAGGCGATATCATTGTTGC CGACGAGGGTGTTCACTGGGGAATACAAAATGGACTTCAGCTTTCCAGAAGTACAATTGTCTACTTCAAGCACAATGACATGGACTCTCTCCGTAGCACCCTCGAGAAGATCATGACAAAGAACAAGCGCTCCAAGAACTTGAGGCGTTACATTGTAGCCGAAGCTGTATATCAG AACTCTGGTCAAATCGCACCGCTCGATGAGATAGTAAAACTGAAAGAGAAGTATAAATTTCGTGTTATATTGGATGAAAGCAACTCGTTTGGTG CTGGCCGTTCCGGGAGAGGCCTTGCAGAGCATCACGGTGTCCCT ATTGAGAAGATAGATGTTGTGACTGCTGCAATGGGACATGCACTAGCCACAGAAGGTGGATTCTGCACTGGGAACGCCCGCATCATCGATTACCAGAGACTCAGCAGTTCAGGATATGTGTTCTCTGCTTCTTTGCCGCCGTACCTCGCGAGTGCTGCTATCACAGCCATCGATGTCATTGATCAAAACCCTGAGTTGTTAGTTAAGATGAAGCAGAACATTGCTCTGTTGTGGAAAGGATTGAAAGATATCAAGGGGATGTCGCTAGCAAGCGACCCTGAGTCACCTATTGTCTTCTTAAAGCTAGAGAAATCGAGTGGTTCGACTAAAGACGACTTGATTCTACTTGAGAAGATGGCTGATCGT GCTCTGAAGGAAGACTCGTTGTTGGTTGTGAGCTCTAAGAAGTCGTTTCTTGATAAGTGCCGGTTGCCTGTGGGGATCAAACTCTTGGTCTCCGCGGGACATTCAGATTCTGATCTTATTA TATCCGAGTCTCTGAAGAGACTCGCTTCAGAGCTTCTACTCTAA
- the LOC108854709 gene encoding peroxidase 49, with protein sequence MARLSTFLLVIYLLCFLPLCLCHKSSGGKLSPYYYAHSCPQAGEIVRSVVAKAVARETRMAASLIRLHFHDCFVKGCDGSLLLDSSGRIASEKNSNPNRKSARGFDVVDQIKAQLEKECPGTVSCADALTLAARDSSVLTGGPSWMVPLGRRDSRSASLSGSNNNIPAPNNTFQTILKKFKRQGLDVTDLVALSGSHTIGFSRCTSFRQRLYNQSGNGRPDMTLEQSFAANLRQRCPRSGGDQNLSVLDKVSPAKFDNSYFKNLVENMGLLSSDQVLFSSNDKSRELVKKYAEDQGEFFKQFAESMIKMGNISPLTGSSGEIRKNCRKINS encoded by the exons ATGGCAAGACTCAGTACCTTTCTCCTTGTTATTTATCTCCTTTGCTTTCTCCCTCTCTGTCTCTGCCACAAGAGCTCTGGAGGCAAACTCTCCCCATATTACTATGCACATTCATGCCCACAAGCCGGGGAGATCGTGAGATCAGTTGTAGCTAAAGCTGTTGCTAGAGAGACCCGCATGGCTGCTTCCTTGATAAGACTTCATTTCCACGACTGTTTCGTTAAG GGTTGTGATGGCTCTTTGCTTCTAGACAGCAGTGGGAGGATAGCGAGTGAGAAAAACTCAAACCCTAACAGAAAATCAGCTCGTGGATTTGACGTAGTTGACCAGATCAAAGCTCAGCTTGAGAAAGAATGCCCTGGAACTGTCTCTTGCGCTGATGCTCTTACCCTAGCCGCTAGAGACTCCTCTGTTCTC ACTGGTGGACCAAGCTGGATGGTTCcattaggaagaagagattcaagAAGTGCAAGCTTGAGTGGCTCCAACAACAACATCCCTGCGCCAAACAATACTTTCCAGACAATCCTCAAAAAGTTCAAACGTCAAGGACTCGATGTCACCGACCTTGTCGCTCTCTCCG GGAGTCACACCATAGGATTCTCGAGATGCACGAGTTTCAGACAGAGGCTATACAACCAGTCTGGAAACGGTCGTCCGGACATGACACTGGAACAATCCTTCGCCGCTAACTTGCGCCAAAGGTGTCCAAGATCAGGAGGAGACCAGAATCTCTCGGTGTTGGACAAGGTCAGCCCGGCGAAGTTCGACAACAGCTACTTCAAGAATTTGGTAGAGAACATGGGTTTGCTGAGCTCGGACCAGGTTCTGTTCAGCAGCAACGATAAATCAAGAGAGCTTGTAAAGAAGTACGCAGAGGATCAAGGAGAGTTTTTCAAGCAGTTTGCGGAGTCAATGATCAAGATGGGAAACATCTCTCCCTTGACGGGTTCGAGTGGAGAAATCAGGAAGAACTGCAGGAAGATAAATTCTTGA
- the LOC130510402 gene encoding uncharacterized protein LOC130510402, which translates to MRNLRVISSHLSRGLRSIQSNPIQSRRGYSSQSENVSKIVTELSNLTLLETMDLTELLRKKLGVTDMPVMAAMMPGMSIPGSGGGGGPGAAAAGKGEEKKAEAKTAFDVMLQGFESASKIKVIKEVRAVTDLGLKEAKDLVEKAPTLLKKGVSKEEAEKIIEKLKAVGAKVDME; encoded by the coding sequence ATGAGGAACCTACGAGTCATCTCCTCTCATCTCTCACGAGGTTTGAGATCCATCCAGTCAAACCCGATCCAATCTCGTCGTGGATACTCATCTCAATCGGAAAACGTCTCCAAAATCGTAACGGAGCTCTCCAACCTCACGCTCCTGGAAACGATGGACCTCACCGAGCTCCTCAGGAAGAAGCTAGGAGTCACCGACATGCCCGTGATGGCGGCGATGATGCCCGGGATGTCGATTCCGGGatctggaggaggaggcggtCCCGGAGCCGCGGCGGCCGGGAAGGGGGAGGAGAAGAAGGCGGAGGCGAAGACGGCGTTCGATGTGATGCTACAAGGGTTCGAGTCGGCGTCGAAGATAAAGGTGATCAAGGAGGTGAGGGCGGTTACGGATTTGGGGTTGAAGGAAGCTAAGGACTTGGTGGAGAAGGCGCCGACTTTGTTGAAGAAAGGAGTTAGTAAGGAGGAAGCTGAGAAGATCATTGAGAAGTTGAAGGCTGTTGGTGCTAAAGTTGATATGGAGTGA